The Pseudomonas fluorescens genome includes a window with the following:
- a CDS encoding translocation/assembly module TamB domain-containing protein yields the protein MTRGLKIMLLALAGVVLALSVVLGTAFGSRWALGLVPGLTVENFQGRLGGQWSADHVLWQQDASRVEVDRLIFAWSPLCLARMTLCVEQLKADQVALQLPASADEPSSGPISLPDLDLPLAIELGDVQVGSLSFNGSEQLKGLQLVAHWTAEGMQIDSVQLQRDELSLKLSGLLKPGGDWPLRAEGRLTLPAPGTTPWALDLKVDGNLLKTLNLKADSSGYLQGQLSGELQPLADNLPAKVRISADGFKASADLPDTLVLNQLELTGEGDLKNGYQLLGKATLPAEKGSVALLLQGTVDANGAQIAGLDLDAGAQQSLKLSGQLDWREGLRAEAKVAWLDFPWHRLYPLIDEPQVTLRSFDGEVSYTDGQYLGNFQAALDGPAGAFSLGSPFSGDLTQIHLPQLKLAAGQGKAEGHLSLQFADGIAWDTALQLSAINPAYWLGELPGTLAGPLRSKGTMKNDRLDLDADLDLKGKLRGQPAVLQAQASGAGEQWTLSALDIRLGDNRINGSASLQEKLTGQIDIKLARLAQLWPQLRGQVIGRVDVAGTLKAPQGKLGLQGSQLALQDNRLQSLNLDATLDSAQRGKLDLKASGIRVGETSLGVLTVSGQGDIKQQKLNLDLQGPQLDTTLALDGALDQGNWRGRLASGDVQAGGQAWRLQAPAKLERLADGTLNVGAHCWRSFDASLCGEDQRLMPEPKLRYHLKQFPIESLAQWMPKDFAWQGRLNADLQLDLPASGPNGRVLVDASGGTLRIRDKEGDKAQWLDFPYQTLTLNSRLTPKRIDTDLNFAGARLGELMLQAQINPMLASKPISGSFRLTGLDLSVARPFVPMVETLTGHLNGSGTLSGGLLAPQVNGNLVLSDGEVSGPELPVSLEALQMRATITGEAVQLNGNWKSGKSGQGSLTGNIGWGEALTLNLALKGSQLPVTVEPYAVLDVAPDLAITLHGEQLAIAGKVLVPKGEITIRELPPSTVKVSDDTVIVGHQTEEGKAPLAMAMDIDVIVGQDKLAFSGFGLTANVQGQVHIGDNMDTRGELWLNDGRYRAYGQRLTVRRARLLFAGPIDQPYLDIEAIRQTDDVIAGIRLSGSAEQPATQIFSEPAMSQEQALSYLVLGRPLSTTGEDNNMLAQAALGLGLMGSSGVTTSLANNLGIEDFQLDTQGSGNATSVVASGNLSEKLSLRYGVGVFEPANTIALRYKLSKKVYLEAASGVASSLDIFYKRDF from the coding sequence GTGACGCGTGGTTTGAAGATAATGCTGCTGGCGCTCGCCGGGGTCGTGCTGGCCTTGAGCGTTGTGCTGGGCACGGCATTCGGCAGCCGTTGGGCCCTTGGCCTGGTGCCGGGGCTGACCGTGGAGAACTTCCAGGGCCGGCTGGGCGGGCAGTGGAGCGCCGATCACGTGCTGTGGCAGCAGGACGCCAGTCGGGTGGAGGTGGATCGGCTGATATTCGCCTGGTCGCCGCTGTGCCTGGCGCGCATGACCCTGTGCGTCGAACAGCTCAAGGCCGACCAGGTCGCCTTGCAATTGCCTGCCTCTGCCGATGAACCGAGCAGCGGCCCGATCAGCTTGCCGGACCTGGATTTGCCGCTCGCCATCGAACTGGGCGATGTGCAGGTCGGCAGCCTGTCGTTCAACGGCAGCGAGCAGCTCAAAGGGCTGCAATTGGTTGCCCATTGGACCGCCGAGGGCATGCAGATCGATTCGGTGCAATTGCAGCGCGATGAACTGAGCCTGAAGCTCTCCGGCCTGCTGAAACCGGGCGGCGACTGGCCGTTGCGCGCCGAGGGCCGGTTGACCTTGCCGGCGCCGGGCACCACACCCTGGGCGCTGGACCTGAAAGTCGACGGCAACCTGCTCAAGACCCTCAACCTCAAAGCCGACAGTAGCGGCTACCTGCAAGGCCAGTTGAGCGGTGAACTGCAACCGCTGGCGGACAACCTGCCCGCCAAGGTGCGCATCAGCGCCGACGGCTTCAAGGCCAGTGCCGATCTGCCGGACACGTTGGTGCTCAATCAGCTGGAATTGACCGGCGAAGGCGATCTGAAAAACGGCTATCAACTGCTCGGCAAAGCGACGCTGCCCGCCGAAAAAGGGTCGGTGGCGTTGTTGCTGCAAGGCACGGTGGACGCCAATGGCGCGCAGATCGCCGGCCTGGATCTGGATGCCGGCGCTCAGCAAAGCCTGAAACTCAGCGGCCAACTGGACTGGCGCGAAGGTCTGCGCGCCGAAGCGAAGGTTGCCTGGCTGGATTTCCCCTGGCATCGCCTCTATCCGCTGATCGACGAGCCACAGGTGACGCTGCGTAGCTTTGACGGCGAAGTCTCTTACACCGATGGCCAATACCTGGGCAACTTCCAGGCCGCGTTGGACGGACCCGCCGGGGCCTTCAGCCTGGGCAGCCCGTTCAGCGGCGACCTGACGCAAATCCATTTGCCGCAGCTCAAGCTCGCGGCGGGGCAGGGCAAGGCCGAAGGGCACCTGAGCCTGCAATTTGCCGATGGCATTGCCTGGGATACGGCGCTGCAACTGTCGGCCATCAACCCGGCGTATTGGCTTGGCGAACTGCCCGGGACCCTGGCTGGGCCGTTGCGCAGCAAAGGGACGATGAAGAACGACCGCCTCGATCTCGACGCGGACCTGGACCTCAAGGGCAAACTGCGCGGCCAGCCAGCGGTGCTCCAGGCCCAGGCCAGCGGCGCTGGCGAGCAGTGGACGCTCAGCGCGCTGGACATTCGCCTGGGGGATAACCGCATCAACGGCAGTGCCAGCCTGCAAGAGAAACTGACCGGCCAGATCGACATCAAGCTCGCACGCCTGGCTCAACTCTGGCCGCAATTGCGTGGCCAAGTCATCGGCCGTGTCGACGTGGCCGGCACGCTCAAGGCCCCCCAAGGCAAGCTCGGCCTGCAAGGCTCGCAACTGGCCCTCCAGGACAACCGCCTGCAAAGCCTGAACCTGGACGCGACCCTCGACAGCGCCCAGCGCGGCAAGCTCGACCTCAAGGCCAGCGGCATCCGCGTCGGCGAAACGTCGCTGGGCGTGCTGACGGTCAGCGGCCAGGGCGATATCAAACAACAGAAGCTCAACCTGGACCTGCAAGGGCCGCAGCTCGACACGACCCTGGCCCTCGATGGCGCGCTCGACCAGGGCAACTGGCGCGGGCGCCTGGCCAGCGGCGACGTGCAGGCCGGCGGCCAAGCCTGGCGCCTGCAAGCTCCGGCGAAACTGGAGCGCCTGGCCGATGGCACGCTCAACGTCGGAGCTCATTGCTGGCGTTCCTTTGATGCCAGCCTGTGCGGTGAAGACCAGCGGCTGATGCCGGAGCCGAAGCTGCGCTATCACCTCAAGCAATTCCCCATCGAAAGCCTGGCCCAGTGGATGCCCAAGGATTTTGCCTGGCAGGGCCGGCTCAACGCGGACCTGCAATTGGACCTGCCGGCCAGCGGCCCGAACGGCCGGGTCCTGGTGGACGCCAGCGGCGGTACTTTACGGATTCGGGACAAGGAGGGCGATAAGGCGCAATGGCTGGACTTCCCGTACCAGACCCTCACACTCAACAGCCGCCTGACCCCCAAGCGTATCGACACCGACCTGAATTTCGCCGGCGCCAGGCTCGGCGAACTGATGCTCCAGGCACAAATCAACCCCATGCTCGCCAGCAAACCCATCAGCGGCTCGTTCCGCCTGACCGGCCTGGACCTGTCCGTGGCCCGGCCATTCGTGCCGATGGTGGAAACCCTCACCGGTCACCTGAACGGCAGCGGGACCTTGTCCGGTGGTTTGCTTGCGCCCCAGGTCAACGGCAACCTGGTGCTCAGCGACGGCGAAGTGTCTGGCCCGGAACTGCCGGTCAGCCTCGAAGCCTTGCAGATGCGGGCAACGATTACCGGCGAAGCGGTACAGCTCAATGGCAATTGGAAAAGTGGCAAGAGCGGGCAGGGCAGCCTGACCGGGAACATCGGCTGGGGCGAAGCCCTGACCCTGAACCTGGCCCTCAAGGGCTCGCAACTGCCGGTCACCGTCGAGCCTTATGCGGTGCTCGACGTGGCGCCCGACCTCGCCATCACCCTGCACGGTGAGCAGCTTGCCATTGCCGGCAAGGTCCTGGTTCCCAAAGGCGAGATCACCATTCGCGAACTGCCGCCGTCCACCGTCAAGGTGTCGGATGACACGGTGATCGTCGGCCACCAGACCGAGGAGGGCAAGGCGCCGCTGGCCATGGCGATGGACATCGACGTGATCGTCGGCCAGGACAAACTCGCGTTCTCGGGTTTCGGCCTGACGGCCAACGTCCAGGGGCAAGTGCACATCGGCGACAACATGGACACCCGCGGCGAGCTCTGGCTCAACGACGGTCGTTATCGGGCCTACGGGCAACGGCTGACGGTGCGACGGGCGCGGTTGCTGTTCGCCGGGCCCATCGACCAGCCCTACCTGGACATCGAAGCGATCCGCCAGACCGACGACGTGATCGCCGGCATCCGCTTGAGCGGCAGCGCCGAGCAACCGGCCACGCAAATTTTCTCGGAACCGGCCATGAGCCAGGAGCAGGCATTGTCCTACTTGGTGCTGGGCCGGCCACTGAGCACCACCGGCGAGGACAACAACATGCTCGCCCAGGCAGCGTTGGGCCTGGGGTTGATGGGCAGCTCGGGCGTGACCACCAGCCTGGCCAATAATCTGGGGATCGAGGATTTCCAGCTCGACACCCAGGGCAGCGGCAATGCCACCAGCGTGGTCGCCAGCGGCAACCTGTCGGAAAAACTCAGCCTGCGCTACGGCGTTGGCGTGTTCGAACCGGCCAACACCATCGCCCTGCGCTACAAGCTCAGCAAGAAGGTCTACCTCGAAGCCGCAAGCGGCGTCGCCAGCTCGCTGGACATCTTCTACAAGCGCGATTTCTAA